Proteins found in one Chlamydia pneumoniae TW-183 genomic segment:
- a CDS encoding DNA polymerase III subunit delta' (catalyzes the DNA-template-directed extension of the 3'-end of a DNA strand; the delta' subunit seems to interact with the gamma subunit to transfer the beta subunit on the DNA), with amino-acid sequence MHLEEENQGWEALLRKVYHQEVPPAILLHGFTLPVLQDKAEQLASEILLSSSPGSEHKVSQKIHPDIYQFFPEGKGRLHSIDLPRGIKKQIYISPFEANYKIYIIHEADRMTLAAISAFLKVFEEPPKHAVIILTTAKVQRLPKTIISRSLSIFIERGEKILCSKETFSYLFRYAQCEIPVTEVSQIIKESSETDKQVLRDKVQRFMEVLLELYRDRYTLNLGLKASALNYPEHVKEILQLPLLPLDKVLLIVESACRSLNNSSSAASVLEWVAIQLVSLQYKEKELVSVSPGQDLSN; translated from the coding sequence ATGCACCTAGAAGAAGAGAATCAAGGCTGGGAAGCTTTACTTAGGAAAGTTTATCATCAGGAAGTGCCTCCAGCTATACTGCTGCATGGATTTACCCTTCCTGTTTTACAGGATAAAGCAGAACAGTTAGCATCGGAGATTTTGCTATCGTCATCTCCAGGTTCCGAACATAAAGTTTCTCAAAAGATTCATCCCGATATTTATCAATTCTTTCCAGAAGGAAAGGGAAGACTGCACTCTATAGATCTTCCTAGGGGAATTAAGAAGCAGATTTATATATCTCCTTTTGAAGCAAACTATAAGATCTACATTATTCACGAAGCAGATCGAATGACTTTAGCTGCGATTTCCGCATTTTTAAAAGTCTTCGAAGAACCTCCGAAACATGCTGTTATCATATTGACAACAGCAAAAGTTCAGAGATTGCCAAAGACTATCATTTCTCGGAGTCTCTCTATTTTTATTGAGAGGGGAGAAAAAATCTTATGTTCCAAAGAGACGTTTTCTTATTTATTTCGCTATGCCCAATGTGAAATTCCCGTTACTGAAGTGTCTCAAATTATAAAAGAATCTTCAGAGACAGATAAACAGGTGTTAAGAGACAAGGTGCAACGATTCATGGAAGTGCTCCTAGAGCTATATCGAGATCGTTATACTCTGAATTTAGGATTAAAGGCTTCAGCTTTAAACTATCCTGAGCATGTTAAGGAGATCCTACAATTGCCATTACTGCCTTTAGATAAGGTGCTTTTAATTGTGGAATCTGCCTGTCGGTCATTGAATAACTCCTCATCGGCAGCATCTGTTTTAGAATGGGTAGCTATTCAGTTGGTATCTCTCCAGTATAAAGAAAAGGAACTCGTTTCTGTCAGCCCCGGGCAGGATCTATCCAATTAG
- the tmk gene encoding dTMP kinase, whose product MFIVIEGGEGSGKSSLAKALGDQLVAQDRKVLLTREPGGCLIGERLRDLILEPPHLELSRCCELFLFLGSRAQHIQEVIIPALRDGYIVICERFHDSTIVYQGIAEGLGADFVADLCSKVVGPTPFLPNFVLLLDIPADIGLQRKHRQKVFDKFEKKPLSYHNRIREGFLSLASADPSRYLVLDARESLASLIDKVMLHTQLGLCT is encoded by the coding sequence GTGTTTATCGTGATTGAGGGGGGCGAAGGGTCTGGCAAAAGTTCTTTAGCAAAGGCTTTAGGAGATCAGCTAGTAGCTCAAGATCGGAAGGTTTTGTTAACAAGGGAACCTGGAGGGTGCCTTATAGGCGAAAGACTCCGAGATTTAATTTTGGAACCTCCTCACTTAGAACTCTCTCGCTGTTGTGAACTCTTTTTGTTTCTTGGATCACGTGCTCAACATATTCAGGAAGTGATCATTCCCGCATTGCGTGATGGCTATATTGTCATTTGTGAGAGATTCCACGATTCCACGATTGTGTATCAGGGAATAGCCGAAGGTTTGGGTGCTGATTTTGTTGCCGACCTTTGTTCTAAGGTTGTAGGACCTACACCTTTCCTTCCTAATTTTGTTTTACTCTTGGATATTCCTGCAGACATTGGCTTACAAAGGAAGCACCGACAAAAGGTTTTTGACAAGTTTGAAAAAAAGCCTTTGAGCTATCATAACAGGATCCGAGAAGGATTTTTATCTCTTGCTAGTGCCGATCCTAGTCGTTACTTGGTTCTTGATGCTCGTGAATCACTAGCTAGTTTAATAGACAAAGTGATGCTACATACGCAACTTGGGTTATGCACCTAG
- the gyrA gene encoding DNA topoisomerase (ATP-hydrolyzing) subunit A, whose protein sequence is MFNKDEIIVPKNLEEEMKESYLRYSMSVIISRALPDIRDGLKPSQRRVLYAMKQLSLSPGAKHRKCAKICGDTSGDYHPHGESVIYPTLVRMAQNWAMRYPLVDGQGNFGSIDGDPPAAMRYTEARLTHSAMYLMEDLDKDTVDIVPNYDETKHEPVVFPSKFPNLLCNGSSGIAVGMATNIPPHNLGELIEATLLLLANPQASVDEILQVMPGPDFPTGGIICGSEGIRSTYTTGRGKIKVRARLHVEENEDKHRESIIITEMPYNVNKSRLIEQIANLVNEKTLAGISDVRDESDKDGIRVVLEIKKGESSEIIINRLYKFTDVQVTFGANMLALDKNLPRTMSIHRMISAWIRHRKEVIRRRTRYELNKAETRAHVLEGYLKALSCLDALVKTIRESGNKEHAKERIIESFGFTEPQALAILELRLYQLTGLEAEKIQKEYEELLNKIAYYKQVLSDEGLVKDIIRNELQDLLKHHKVARRTTIEFDADDIRDIEDIITNESVIITISGDDYVKRMPVKVFKEQRRGGHGVTGFDMKKGAGFLKAVYSAFTKDYLLIFTNFGQCYWLKVWQLPEGERRAKGKPIINFLEGIRPGEELAAILNIKNFDNAGFLFLATKRGVVKKVSLDAFSNPRKKGIRALEIDEGDELIAACHIVSDEEKVMLFTHLGMAVRFPHEKVRPMGRTARGVRGVSLKNEEDKVVSCQIVTENQSVLIVCDQGFGKRSLVEDFRETNRGGVGVRSILINERNGNVLGAIPVTDHDSILLMSSQGQAIRINMQDVRVMGRSTQGVRLVHLKEGDALVSMEKLSSNENDDEVLSGSEEECSDTVSLR, encoded by the coding sequence ATGTTCAATAAAGATGAAATTATAGTCCCTAAAAATCTTGAAGAAGAGATGAAGGAAAGTTACCTTCGTTATTCGATGTCTGTGATTATATCTCGGGCTCTTCCAGATATCCGGGATGGACTCAAGCCTTCACAAAGAAGAGTTCTTTATGCCATGAAGCAGCTAAGTCTTTCTCCAGGAGCTAAGCATCGTAAATGTGCAAAAATTTGTGGGGATACCTCTGGAGACTACCATCCACATGGTGAGAGCGTCATTTATCCTACGCTTGTCCGTATGGCTCAGAACTGGGCGATGCGTTATCCTTTGGTGGACGGACAAGGAAACTTCGGCTCCATAGACGGAGATCCACCCGCTGCTATGCGATACACAGAAGCTCGTCTTACCCATAGTGCTATGTATCTTATGGAAGACTTGGACAAAGATACTGTGGATATTGTTCCAAACTATGATGAAACAAAACACGAGCCTGTAGTTTTTCCTTCTAAATTTCCGAATCTTCTTTGCAATGGTTCTTCAGGAATTGCTGTTGGGATGGCAACGAATATCCCCCCACACAATTTAGGGGAACTTATAGAAGCTACACTTCTTCTGCTTGCAAATCCACAGGCTTCTGTGGATGAGATTTTACAAGTCATGCCAGGCCCTGATTTCCCTACAGGAGGAATTATCTGCGGTTCTGAAGGAATTCGCTCCACGTATACTACAGGACGAGGAAAGATTAAAGTTCGAGCTCGTCTGCATGTAGAAGAGAATGAAGATAAACATCGTGAGAGCATCATCATCACAGAGATGCCTTATAATGTGAATAAATCACGTTTGATTGAGCAAATTGCAAATCTTGTGAATGAAAAGACTCTCGCAGGCATTTCAGATGTTCGCGATGAGTCTGATAAAGATGGAATCCGTGTTGTCCTTGAAATCAAAAAAGGAGAATCTTCGGAAATCATTATCAATAGGCTCTACAAGTTCACCGATGTTCAGGTAACTTTTGGGGCAAATATGCTTGCCCTGGATAAGAACTTACCTAGAACGATGAGTATTCATAGGATGATTTCCGCTTGGATACGCCATCGTAAAGAAGTCATCCGTCGTAGGACTCGTTATGAATTAAATAAAGCAGAAACACGAGCTCATGTTTTAGAAGGATACCTTAAGGCTTTATCTTGCTTAGATGCATTAGTAAAAACGATCCGCGAGAGTGGGAATAAAGAGCATGCTAAAGAACGGATTATTGAATCTTTTGGTTTTACCGAACCTCAAGCTCTTGCGATTTTAGAACTGCGTTTATATCAACTTACTGGTTTAGAAGCTGAAAAGATTCAAAAAGAGTACGAAGAGTTATTAAATAAGATAGCTTATTATAAACAAGTTTTATCGGATGAAGGTTTAGTAAAAGATATCATCAGAAATGAGTTACAAGATCTTTTGAAGCATCATAAGGTAGCTCGACGCACTACTATAGAATTCGATGCTGATGATATTCGTGATATTGAAGACATCATTACCAATGAGTCTGTTATTATCACGATATCCGGAGATGATTACGTAAAGAGAATGCCTGTAAAAGTGTTCAAAGAACAACGTCGTGGCGGGCATGGAGTTACGGGATTTGATATGAAGAAGGGAGCAGGGTTCCTTAAAGCTGTATACTCTGCCTTTACTAAAGACTATCTCTTAATCTTCACCAATTTTGGCCAATGTTATTGGTTGAAGGTATGGCAGCTCCCAGAAGGGGAGCGGAGGGCGAAAGGTAAGCCCATCATCAACTTCCTAGAGGGAATTCGTCCTGGTGAGGAGCTCGCAGCTATATTGAATATTAAGAATTTTGATAATGCCGGCTTCTTATTTTTAGCCACCAAACGTGGTGTTGTGAAAAAAGTTTCCTTAGACGCCTTTAGCAACCCTAGGAAAAAGGGAATACGTGCTTTAGAGATAGATGAGGGAGACGAACTCATAGCAGCTTGTCACATTGTTAGTGATGAAGAGAAGGTAATGTTATTTACTCATCTTGGTATGGCAGTTCGCTTCCCCCATGAAAAAGTTCGTCCTATGGGTAGAACTGCACGTGGGGTTCGCGGTGTCTCTTTGAAAAATGAAGAAGATAAAGTTGTCAGTTGTCAAATTGTGACTGAGAACCAGTCGGTTTTAATTGTATGTGATCAAGGTTTTGGTAAGAGATCTTTAGTTGAAGATTTCCGCGAAACCAATCGTGGAGGCGTGGGCGTACGTTCTATCCTTATCAATGAAAGAAACGGCAATGTCCTAGGAGCTATTCCTGTTACGGATCACGACAGTATTTTATTAATGTCGAGTCAGGGACAGGCAATTCGCATTAACATGCAAGATGTTAGAGTGATGGGAAGATCGACTCAAGGGGTGCGTTTAGTTCACTTGAAAGAAGGGGATGCTCTTGTTTCTATGGAAAAACTCTCTTCTAATGAAAATGATGATGAAGTACTATCAGGGTCCGAAGAAGAATGTTCTGATACAGTAAGCCTAAGGTAG
- the gyrB gene encoding DNA topoisomerase (ATP-hydrolyzing) subunit B: MDPKEKNYDASAITVLEGLQAVRERPGMYIGDTGITGLHHLVYEVVDNSIDEAMAGYCSRIDVRILEDGGIVIVDNGRGIPIEVHERESAKQGREVSALEVVLTVLHAGGKFDKDSYKVSGGLHGVGVSCVNALSEKLVATVFKDKKCYQMEFSRGIPVTPLQYVSVSDRQGTEIVFYPDPKIFSTCTFDRSILMKRLRELAFLNRGITIVFEDDRDVSFDKVTFFYEGGIQSFVSYLNQNKESLFSEPIYICGTRVGDDGEIEFEAALQWNSGYSELVYSYANNIPTRQGGTHLTGFSTALTRVINTYIKAHNLAKNNKLALTGEDIREGLTAVISVKVPNPQFEGQTKQKLGNSDVSSVAQQVVGEALTIFFEENPQIARMIVDKVFVAAQAREAAKKARELTLRKSALDSARLPGKLIDCLEKDPEKCEMYIVEGDSAGGSAKQGRDRRFQAILPIRGKILNVEKARLQKIFQNQEIGTIIAALGCGIGADNFNLSKLRYRRIIIMTDADVDGSHIRTLLLTFFYRHMTALIENECVYIAQPPLYKVSKKKDFRYILSEKEMDSYLLMLGTNESSILFKSTERELRGEALESFINVILDVESFINTLEKKAIPFSEFLEMYKEGIGYPLYYLAPATGMQGGRYLYSDEEKEEALAQEETHKFKIIELYKVAVFVDIQNQLKEYGLDISSYLIPQKNEIVIGNEDSPSCNYSCYTLEEVINYLKNLGRKGIEIQRYKGLGEMNADQLWDTTMNPEQRTLIHVSLKDAVEADHIFTMLMGEEVPPRREFIESHALSIRINNLDI; this comes from the coding sequence ATGGACCCAAAAGAAAAAAATTACGATGCATCCGCTATTACTGTTTTAGAAGGGCTACAAGCTGTTCGTGAGCGCCCCGGGATGTACATTGGAGATACGGGAATCACGGGTCTTCATCATCTAGTCTATGAGGTTGTAGACAACAGCATTGACGAAGCCATGGCAGGTTATTGCTCTAGGATTGATGTTCGCATTTTAGAGGACGGGGGTATTGTCATCGTAGATAATGGCCGAGGAATCCCTATAGAAGTTCACGAAAGAGAGTCTGCAAAACAAGGTAGAGAGGTCTCTGCTTTAGAAGTGGTTTTAACAGTCCTTCATGCTGGAGGAAAATTCGATAAGGATAGCTATAAAGTATCCGGAGGCTTGCACGGAGTTGGGGTTTCTTGCGTTAATGCTCTTTCGGAGAAATTAGTTGCCACGGTCTTTAAAGATAAGAAGTGTTATCAAATGGAGTTCTCTAGGGGAATTCCTGTAACTCCATTGCAGTATGTAAGTGTTAGTGATCGGCAGGGAACAGAAATCGTTTTCTACCCTGATCCTAAAATATTTTCGACTTGTACTTTTGATCGCTCTATTTTAATGAAACGCTTGCGAGAGCTTGCTTTCTTAAATCGTGGGATCACAATAGTCTTTGAAGATGATCGAGATGTTAGCTTTGACAAGGTTACCTTCTTTTATGAGGGAGGGATTCAATCTTTTGTAAGTTACCTGAATCAAAATAAAGAAAGCCTTTTCTCTGAACCGATTTATATTTGTGGAACTCGAGTAGGAGATGATGGAGAAATCGAGTTTGAAGCAGCCTTACAATGGAATTCAGGGTATTCTGAACTTGTTTATTCCTATGCCAATAATATTCCTACACGCCAAGGAGGAACGCATCTTACAGGGTTTTCTACCGCGCTTACTAGGGTAATCAATACGTATATTAAAGCTCATAACCTTGCGAAGAATAATAAGCTTGCATTAACCGGAGAAGATATTCGAGAAGGTCTGACAGCTGTGATTTCTGTAAAGGTCCCAAATCCACAATTTGAAGGGCAAACAAAACAGAAATTAGGAAACAGTGATGTTAGCTCAGTGGCTCAACAGGTTGTAGGGGAAGCTCTGACAATCTTTTTTGAAGAGAATCCTCAAATTGCTAGGATGATTGTTGATAAGGTTTTTGTTGCAGCGCAAGCTAGAGAAGCTGCAAAAAAAGCTCGAGAATTGACTTTAAGGAAAAGTGCTTTAGATAGCGCACGCTTACCTGGAAAACTAATTGATTGTTTAGAAAAAGATCCCGAAAAGTGTGAGATGTACATTGTGGAGGGGGATTCTGCTGGAGGATCTGCGAAACAAGGTAGAGATCGAAGATTTCAAGCAATTCTGCCTATTCGAGGTAAAATTCTGAACGTAGAAAAAGCTCGTCTACAGAAAATTTTCCAAAACCAAGAGATAGGAACCATCATAGCAGCTTTAGGCTGTGGCATAGGTGCTGATAATTTTAATCTCAGTAAATTACGCTATAGACGTATCATTATCATGACAGATGCTGACGTGGACGGTTCTCATATTCGTACCCTACTTCTCACATTCTTCTATCGTCATATGACAGCGCTTATTGAAAATGAATGTGTTTATATTGCTCAACCTCCTTTATACAAGGTGAGTAAGAAAAAAGACTTCCGTTATATTCTTTCAGAGAAAGAAATGGACAGCTATTTGCTCATGTTAGGCACGAATGAGAGCTCCATTCTCTTTAAATCTACGGAAAGAGAATTACGTGGAGAGGCTTTAGAGAGTTTTATCAACGTCATTTTAGATGTAGAGAGCTTTATAAACACTCTTGAGAAAAAAGCGATTCCCTTCTCTGAATTTTTAGAGATGTATAAAGAGGGGATAGGCTATCCTTTGTACTATCTTGCTCCGGCAACTGGAATGCAGGGAGGGCGCTATCTTTATTCTGATGAGGAAAAAGAAGAAGCTTTAGCTCAAGAAGAAACTCATAAGTTTAAAATCATAGAGCTTTATAAAGTTGCTGTGTTCGTAGATATTCAAAATCAACTCAAAGAATATGGTTTAGATATTTCTAGCTATCTTATCCCTCAGAAAAACGAGATTGTGATTGGAAATGAAGATTCCCCAAGCTGTAACTATAGCTGCTATACCTTGGAAGAAGTCATTAACTATCTTAAAAATCTTGGAAGAAAAGGCATAGAAATTCAGAGGTATAAAGGTCTTGGAGAGATGAATGCCGACCAGCTTTGGGATACTACTATGAATCCTGAGCAGAGAACACTCATTCATGTGTCATTGAAGGATGCCGTAGAAGCAGACCATATTTTCACTATGTTGATGGGGGAAGAAGTCCCTCCAAGAAGAGAATTCATAGAAAGTCATGCTTTGTCCATTAGGATAAATAATTTAGATATTTAG
- a CDS encoding MetQ/NlpA family ABC transporter substrate-binding protein — protein MKKKLSLLVGLIFVLSSCHKEDAQNKIRIVASPTPHAELLESLQEEAKDLGIKLKILPVDDYRIPNRLLLDKQVDANYFQHQAFLDDECERYDCKGELVVIAKVHLEPQAIYSKKHSSLERLKSQKKLTIAIPVDRTNAQRALHLLEECGLIVCKGPANLNMTAKDVCGKENRSINILEVSAPLLVGSLPDVDAAVIPGNFAIAANLSPKKDSLCLEDLSVSKYTNLVVIRSEDVGSPKMIKLQKLFQSPSVQHFFDTKYHGNILTMTQDNG, from the coding sequence ATGAAAAAAAAATTATCATTACTTGTAGGTTTAATTTTTGTTTTGAGTTCTTGCCATAAGGAAGATGCTCAGAATAAAATACGTATTGTAGCCAGTCCGACACCTCATGCGGAATTATTGGAAAGTTTACAGGAAGAGGCTAAAGATCTTGGAATCAAGCTGAAAATACTTCCAGTAGATGATTATCGTATTCCTAATCGTTTGCTTTTGGATAAACAAGTAGATGCAAATTACTTTCAACATCAAGCTTTTCTTGATGACGAATGCGAGCGTTATGATTGTAAGGGTGAATTAGTTGTTATCGCTAAAGTTCATTTGGAACCTCAAGCAATTTATTCTAAGAAACATTCTTCTTTAGAGCGCTTAAAAAGCCAGAAGAAACTGACTATAGCGATTCCTGTGGATCGTACGAATGCTCAGCGTGCTCTACACTTGTTAGAAGAGTGCGGACTCATTGTTTGCAAAGGGCCTGCTAATTTAAATATGACAGCTAAAGATGTCTGTGGGAAAGAAAATAGAAGTATCAACATATTAGAGGTGTCAGCTCCTCTTCTTGTCGGATCTCTTCCTGACGTTGATGCTGCTGTCATTCCTGGAAATTTTGCTATAGCAGCAAACCTTTCTCCAAAGAAAGATAGTCTTTGTTTAGAGGATCTTTCGGTATCTAAGTATACAAACCTTGTTGTCATTCGTTCTGAAGACGTAGGTTCTCCTAAAATGATAAAATTACAGAAGCTGTTTCAATCTCCTTCTGTACAACATTTTTTTGATACAAAATATCATGGGAATATTTTGACAATGACTCAAGACAATGGTTAG
- a CDS encoding methionine ABC transporter permease — MQSDLIQILLKETVNTLYMVSTAFFFSCAIGGMLGLGLFCTSPKSLNPKKSLYATISMILSFLTAIPFAILIVILFPITRWIVGTSLGPTASIVPLTIGAIPFVVTIVVDAFRNSALNYLESAVALGIPKRNILFGILLPESYPQLIFSLKSLVVHLISCSTLAGFVGGGGLGQLLLQYGYYRFEWSVTTSVLVITLVLIESVRILGDFWGRRVLKYRGIL; from the coding sequence ATGCAATCCGATCTTATTCAGATTTTATTAAAAGAAACAGTCAATACACTTTATATGGTGTCGACTGCTTTTTTCTTCTCTTGTGCTATTGGAGGGATGCTAGGTTTGGGGCTTTTCTGCACGTCGCCTAAGAGTCTTAATCCTAAGAAAAGCCTTTACGCAACAATCTCAATGATTCTAAGTTTTCTTACCGCGATTCCATTTGCGATTCTTATTGTTATTCTTTTTCCGATCACGCGATGGATTGTAGGGACTTCTTTAGGCCCTACGGCTTCTATTGTTCCTCTCACTATCGGAGCCATTCCTTTTGTTGTTACTATAGTGGTTGATGCTTTTCGTAATTCAGCCCTTAACTATCTTGAATCTGCCGTTGCTTTGGGAATTCCTAAAAGGAATATTCTTTTTGGTATACTTCTACCTGAAAGCTATCCACAGCTCATATTTTCTCTTAAGTCTCTTGTTGTTCATCTCATTTCATGTTCGACTCTTGCAGGATTTGTTGGAGGCGGAGGGCTAGGACAGTTATTATTGCAGTATGGTTACTACCGTTTTGAATGGTCTGTCACAACATCAGTACTTGTCATCACTTTAGTTCTTATCGAGTCAGTGCGTATTCTAGGAGATTTCTGGGGGCGTCGTGTATTAAAGTATAGAGGGATTCTATGA
- a CDS encoding methionine ABC transporter ATP-binding protein has product MSEQHSPIISVQDVSKKLGDHILLSKVSFSVYPGEVFGIVGHSGSGKTTLLRCLDFLDMPTSGSISVAGFDNSLPTQKFSRRNFSKNVAYISQNYGLFSSKTVFENIAYPLRIHHSEMSKSEVEEQVYDTLNFLNLYHRHDAYPGNLSGGQKQKVAIARAIVCQPEVVLCDEITSALDPKSTENIIERLLQLNQERGITLVLVSHEIDVVKKICSHVLVMHQGAVEELGTTEELFLNSENSITNELFHEDINIAALSSCYFAEDREEVLRLNFSKELAIQGIISKVIQTGLVSINILSGNINLFRKSPMGFLIIVLEGEVEQRKKAKELLIELGVVIKEFY; this is encoded by the coding sequence GTGTCAGAACAACATTCTCCTATCATTTCCGTTCAAGATGTTAGTAAGAAGTTAGGCGACCATATTCTTCTCTCCAAAGTCTCCTTTTCTGTCTATCCTGGAGAGGTTTTTGGTATAGTTGGTCATAGCGGTTCTGGGAAAACAACGCTTTTGCGTTGTTTAGACTTTCTTGACATGCCGACATCTGGCTCTATAAGTGTAGCTGGGTTTGATAACTCTTTGCCAACACAGAAGTTTTCACGTCGTAATTTTTCTAAAAACGTTGCCTATATTTCTCAAAATTATGGGTTGTTTTCTTCGAAAACCGTATTTGAAAACATAGCCTATCCTTTGCGTATTCATCATTCAGAAATGTCTAAGAGTGAAGTTGAGGAACAGGTATACGATACTCTTAATTTTTTAAACCTCTATCATAGACATGACGCCTATCCAGGAAATTTAAGTGGTGGTCAGAAACAAAAAGTTGCCATTGCCAGGGCAATTGTGTGTCAACCTGAAGTTGTGCTTTGTGATGAGATTACCTCTGCTTTGGATCCTAAATCTACTGAAAATATTATTGAAAGGCTGCTTCAATTGAATCAGGAAAGGGGAATTACTTTAGTTTTAGTGTCGCATGAGATCGATGTAGTAAAAAAAATATGCTCTCATGTTTTGGTAATGCATCAAGGTGCTGTCGAAGAACTAGGAACTACAGAAGAACTTTTTTTAAATTCTGAGAACTCAATTACAAATGAATTGTTCCATGAAGATATAAATATTGCTGCTTTGAGTTCGTGTTATTTTGCAGAAGACAGGGAAGAAGTTCTTAGATTAAATTTTTCCAAAGAACTCGCTATACAAGGGATCATTAGTAAGGTGATTCAGACTGGACTGGTCTCTATCAATATTCTTTCCGGCAACATTAATTTATTTAGAAAATCCCCAATGGGATTTCTAATTATTGTTTTGGAAGGGGAAGTTGAGCAACGTAAAAAAGCAAAAGAGCTTTTAATTGAGCTAGGCGTCGTTATTAAAGAATTTTATTAG
- a CDS encoding class I fructose-bisphosphate aldolase, protein MLNIHDILGNDDENLLSYQCKHITKDKLTLPSHDFVDKVFGLSDRNNRVLRSLQTMFSHGRLANSGYLSILPVDQGIEHSAGASFAINPIYFDPENIVKLAIESGCSAVASTYGTLSLLSRKYAHKIPFMLKLNHNELLSYPTKYHQIFFTQVEAAYSMGAVAVGATVYFGSETSNEEIVAVSNAFAKARSLGLATVLWCYLRNPAFVANGVDYHTAADLTGQADHLGATLGADIVKQKLPTCQGGFKAINFGKTDERVYSELSSNHPIDLCRYQVLNSYCGKVGLINSGGPSGKNDFTEAARTAVINKRAGGMGLILGRKAFQRPLSEGIQLLNLVQDIYLDPNITIA, encoded by the coding sequence ATGTTGAATATTCATGATATTCTAGGAAATGATGACGAAAACCTATTGTCATATCAATGTAAACACATTACAAAAGACAAACTAACTCTTCCCTCTCATGATTTTGTAGACAAGGTATTTGGACTCTCTGATAGGAATAATCGTGTTCTCAGATCCCTACAAACTATGTTTTCTCATGGAAGGTTAGCAAATTCAGGTTATCTATCTATACTTCCTGTAGACCAAGGCATAGAGCACTCGGCAGGAGCCTCTTTTGCTATTAATCCTATATATTTTGATCCAGAAAACATTGTGAAGCTTGCCATAGAATCTGGATGTAGTGCTGTGGCCTCTACCTATGGAACACTGAGCTTACTTTCTAGGAAATATGCTCATAAGATTCCCTTTATGCTAAAGCTAAACCACAACGAACTCCTCTCCTATCCAACAAAATATCATCAAATTTTCTTTACTCAAGTAGAAGCAGCTTATTCAATGGGCGCCGTTGCCGTAGGAGCTACTGTTTATTTCGGTTCTGAGACTTCTAATGAAGAAATTGTAGCAGTTTCTAATGCATTTGCTAAAGCTCGTTCCCTAGGTCTTGCAACAGTACTTTGGTGCTATCTACGCAATCCAGCTTTTGTTGCTAATGGAGTAGATTATCATACGGCAGCAGATCTAACAGGACAGGCTGATCATTTAGGCGCTACCCTAGGAGCCGATATTGTGAAACAAAAGCTCCCCACATGCCAGGGAGGATTTAAGGCCATCAATTTTGGGAAAACAGACGAAAGAGTGTATTCTGAACTCTCTTCAAATCATCCCATTGATCTTTGCCGTTATCAAGTCTTAAATAGCTACTGTGGCAAGGTAGGCCTAATTAACTCGGGAGGACCTTCAGGGAAAAATGATTTTACAGAAGCGGCTAGAACAGCAGTGATCAACAAAAGAGCAGGGGGAATGGGTCTCATTCTTGGAAGAAAAGCTTTCCAACGTCCCCTATCCGAAGGCATCCAATTATTAAACCTGGTTCAAGATATCTATTTAGATCCTAATATTACAATCGCTTAA